In Lacibacter sp. H375, one DNA window encodes the following:
- the pheT gene encoding phenylalanine--tRNA ligase subunit beta → MTISYKWLHEYLPVAVEPERLSRILTSIGLEVESMEAYEEVKGGLRGLVIGEVLTCVKHPDADKLSLTTVNVGAAEPLQIVCGAPNVAVGQKVVVATVGTTIYPVNGEPMTMKKAKIRGVESQGMICAEDEIGLGTSHAGILILKADSRVGMDAADYFQLYTDWIIEIGLTPNHMDAMSHMGVARDVIAYLNFHDKKHYTLKSPFSNGFKVDNKSLPITVKVENKDACQRYAGVSISNVTVKESPTWLKQRLKAIGVRPINNIVDITNYILHETGQPLHAFDADAITGKEVIVKNLPEGTSFLTLDEKERKLSVEDLMICNTEEPMCIAGVFGGTKSGVKESTKNIFLESAWFNPITTRKTSFRHNLRTDAATRFEKGVDISNAVNVLKRAALLIKELGGGEIASDVVDVYPTPKQKTQIALKFHYLKKISGKNYHPDTVKKIFESLNFELIKESIDEIWVAAPFSKPDMELPADLAEEVMRIDGLDNVEIPTSITISPSTEADQTSFAYKEKISNILAGQGFNEIFTNSIANSAWYSEEVLSTTVKMLNNLSAELNVMRPSMLETGLQCVSFNLNRRNNNLRLFEFGKTYTTSDVGKYFETDHLAIYTTGSTEASWKQKASATDVYFLKSVVNSILLQAGLTAETEIAEAEKGFSGLINYKVKKQVIAKIGIVDAAQLKQFDIKQPVYFADINWNILTQLAGKAKLEYKEIPRFPAVERDLAIVIPKSTSYAEVEKTINNARVARLKGVSLFDVFESEKIGADKKSMALNFIFQDDEKTLVDKETEKMMDTLIQALEKQLSAEIRK, encoded by the coding sequence ATGACGATCAGTTATAAATGGCTCCATGAATATTTACCGGTAGCAGTAGAACCCGAGCGCTTGAGCCGCATTCTTACTTCCATTGGTTTAGAAGTGGAGAGCATGGAAGCTTATGAAGAAGTAAAAGGTGGCTTGAGAGGCCTGGTTATTGGTGAAGTACTCACTTGCGTAAAACATCCTGATGCAGATAAATTATCACTTACCACAGTAAATGTTGGTGCTGCTGAACCATTACAAATCGTTTGTGGAGCACCGAATGTAGCGGTAGGTCAAAAAGTAGTGGTAGCAACAGTTGGTACAACCATATATCCCGTTAATGGCGAACCAATGACCATGAAAAAAGCAAAGATCCGTGGTGTTGAAAGCCAGGGAATGATCTGTGCAGAAGATGAAATTGGTTTAGGCACAAGTCATGCCGGTATCCTGATCTTAAAAGCAGACTCAAGAGTTGGCATGGATGCAGCTGATTACTTTCAACTATACACTGATTGGATTATTGAGATCGGCTTAACACCCAACCACATGGATGCAATGAGCCATATGGGTGTGGCGAGAGATGTGATCGCTTATCTCAACTTTCACGATAAGAAACATTACACACTTAAATCACCATTCAGCAACGGATTTAAAGTTGACAATAAATCACTTCCAATTACTGTAAAGGTTGAGAATAAAGATGCCTGTCAACGATATGCCGGTGTGAGCATCAGCAATGTAACGGTGAAGGAAAGTCCAACCTGGTTGAAACAACGGTTGAAAGCAATTGGTGTTCGCCCTATTAATAACATTGTTGATATCACAAACTACATTTTACATGAAACCGGTCAGCCACTGCATGCTTTTGATGCAGATGCGATTACTGGTAAAGAAGTGATTGTAAAGAATCTTCCGGAGGGAACTTCGTTTCTTACACTTGATGAAAAAGAGCGTAAGCTGAGTGTTGAAGACTTGATGATCTGCAATACAGAAGAGCCCATGTGTATTGCAGGTGTGTTCGGTGGAACAAAAAGTGGTGTTAAAGAAAGTACGAAGAATATCTTTTTGGAAAGTGCATGGTTCAACCCGATTACAACACGTAAAACATCGTTCCGTCATAACCTGCGTACCGATGCTGCCACACGTTTTGAAAAAGGTGTTGACATCAGCAATGCAGTGAATGTATTAAAGCGTGCTGCTTTATTGATCAAAGAATTGGGTGGTGGTGAAATTGCAAGTGATGTGGTGGATGTTTATCCAACACCAAAACAAAAAACGCAGATTGCTCTCAAGTTTCATTATTTGAAAAAAATCAGCGGGAAGAATTATCACCCCGATACGGTAAAGAAAATATTTGAATCACTCAATTTTGAATTGATCAAAGAATCGATTGATGAAATTTGGGTGGCTGCTCCTTTCAGCAAACCTGATATGGAACTCCCGGCCGATCTCGCTGAAGAGGTAATGCGTATTGATGGTTTGGATAATGTGGAAATACCAACCAGCATCACCATTTCGCCATCAACGGAAGCTGATCAAACAAGTTTTGCTTACAAAGAAAAGATCAGCAATATTCTTGCAGGCCAGGGTTTCAATGAGATCTTTACGAACTCTATTGCCAACAGTGCATGGTATAGCGAAGAAGTATTGAGCACAACGGTAAAGATGTTGAACAACCTGAGTGCTGAATTGAATGTGATGCGTCCTTCAATGCTGGAAACAGGATTGCAATGTGTTTCATTTAATCTCAATCGCAGGAATAATAATCTACGCCTGTTTGAATTTGGAAAAACTTATACCACTTCAGATGTAGGTAAATATTTCGAGACAGATCATTTAGCCATCTATACAACAGGAAGCACGGAAGCATCATGGAAACAAAAAGCTTCAGCAACTGATGTTTATTTTCTGAAATCGGTGGTTAACAGCATTTTGCTGCAGGCAGGTTTAACAGCTGAAACAGAAATTGCAGAAGCTGAAAAAGGTTTCAGTGGTTTGATCAATTACAAAGTAAAAAAACAAGTAATTGCAAAAATTGGCATTGTTGATGCAGCTCAATTAAAACAGTTCGACATTAAACAACCGGTTTACTTTGCTGATATTAACTGGAACATTCTAACCCAGCTTGCTGGCAAAGCAAAGCTGGAGTATAAAGAAATCCCTCGTTTCCCGGCAGTTGAACGTGATTTGGCGATCGTTATTCCGAAAAGCACCAGTTATGCTGAAGTGGAAAAAACGATCAACAATGCAAGAGTGGCTCGATTGAAAGGCGTTTCATTGTTTGATGTATTTGAAAGTGAAAAGATAGGTGCTGATAAAAAATCGATGGCACTCAATTTCATTTTCCAGGACGATGAGAAGACATTGGTGGATAAAGAAACAGAGAAGATGATGGATACACTTATCCAGGCATTGGAAAAACAATTGTCGGCCGAGATCAGAAAATAA